The Arachis duranensis cultivar V14167 unplaced genomic scaffold, aradu.V14167.gnm2.J7QH unplaced_Scaffold_232527, whole genome shotgun sequence genome contains a region encoding:
- the LOC107461762 gene encoding capsanthin/capsorubin synthase, chromoplastic, with translation MVTTTVTLFTPPPPTKATLSSFPLPKTHYTSSSSCSSTSRKFRVRAYSNTSKFGNFLHLKPAHQPEPLDFDLPWCHPSDRSHFDVIIIGSGPAGTRLAEQVSRYGIKVCCVDPDPLSMWPNNYGVWVDEFESIDLEDCLDKTWPMACVYINERKTKYLDRRYGRVSRKKLKQKLIEGCVSNGVKFHKGKVWQIQHQEFESTVLCDDGTELRGSLIIDASGFASTFVEYDKARNHGFQIAHGILAEVDDHPFDLDKMVLMDWRDSHMGNEPYLRANNSKFPTFLYAMPFSSNLIFLEETSLVSRPVLSYMEVKKRMVARLRHLGIKVNKILEDEKCLIPMGGPLPRIPQNVMAIGGTSGIVHPSTGYMVARTMAVAPCVATAIAECLGSTRMIRGKQLYAKIWNSMWPIESKLNRQFYSFGMETLLKLDLNGSRRFFDAFFDLKPYYWQGFLSSRLNLKELAWLSISLFGHASNRSRFDIVTKCPAPLAKMMGNIALEYIG, from the coding sequence ATGGTTACGACAACTGTTACGTTGTTTACCCCACCACCACCTACCAAAGCCACACTTTCCTCATTTCCCCTCCCAAAAACTCATTACACATCAAGTTCATCATGTTCTTCAACTTCAAGAAAGTTCAGAGTCAGGGCCTACAGCAACACCAGCAAGTTTGGAAATTTCCTCCACTTGAAGCCTGCCCATCAACCTGAACCCTTGGATTTTGATCTCCCATGGTGCCATCCTTCTGATCGATCTCATTTTGACGTGATCATCATTGGTTCTGGCCCTGCAGGCACTCGCCTAGCAGAGCAAGTTTCCCGCTATGGAATTAAGGTTTGTTGTGTTGATCCTGACCCTCTCTCCATGTGGCCTAACAATTATGGTGTGTGGGTGGATGAGTTTGAGAGTATTGATCTTGAGGATTGCTTGGATAAAACATGGCCGATGGCCTGTGTTTATATTAATGAAAGAAAGACCAAGTATTTGGACCGTCGTTATGGCCGAGTTAGTAGGAAGAAGCTTAAGCAGAAGTTGATTGAAGGGTGTGTCTCCAATGGGGTTAAATTTCACAAGGGAAAGGTATGGCAAATTCAGCATCAGGAGTTTGAGTCAACAGTTCTCTGTGATGATGGCACAGAACTGAGAGGGAGTTTAATTATTGATGCTAGTGGATTTGCAAGTACTTTTGTAGAGTATGATAAGGCGAGGAACCATGGTTTTCAGATTGCTCATGGGATTCTGGCTGAGGTAGATGATCACCCTTTTGATTTGGACAAGATGGTTTTGATGGATTGGAGGGATTCCCATATGGGGAATGAGCCTTACTTGAGAGCTAACAATTCCAAGTTTCCTACTTTCTTGTATGCAATGCCTTTCAGTTCCAATCTGATATTTCTTGAGGAAACTTCCCTTGTTAGCCGTCCGGTTTTGTCTTACATGGaggtgaagaagaggatggTTGCAAGGCTAAGGCACTTGGGAATCAAAGTGAACAAGATATTGGAGGATGAGAAGTGTTTGATTCCAATGGGGGGACCTCTTCCTAGGATCCCTCAGAATGTGATGGCCATTGGCGGCACTTCAGGGATAGTACACCCTTCAACAGGGTACATGGTGGCTCGAACAATGGCCGTTGCACCATGTGTAGCCACAGCCATAGCAGAGTGCCTTGGCTCAACCAGAATGATCAGGGGGAAACAGCTCTATGCTAAGATTTGGAATAGCATGTGGCCAATTGAGAGCAAGCTCAACAGGCAATTCTACTCGTTTGGAATGGAGACTCTGTTGAAGCTTGACTTGAATGGATCCAGGCGTTTCTTTGATGCATTTTTTGACTTGAAACCTTACTATTGGCAAGGGTTCCTCTCTTCAAGATTGAATCTAAAGGAACTCGCTTGGTTAAGCATTTCACTCTTTGGACATGCTTCAAACCGTTCCAGGTTTGACATCGTAACCAAGTGTCCAGCACCATTGGCTAAAATGATGGGCAATATTGCCTTGGAATACATTGGATGA